A stretch of the Danio rerio strain Tuebingen ecotype United States chromosome 18, GRCz12tu, whole genome shotgun sequence genome encodes the following:
- the LOC110438114 gene encoding LOW QUALITY PROTEIN: uncharacterized protein (The sequence of the model RefSeq protein was modified relative to this genomic sequence to represent the inferred CDS: deleted 3 bases in 2 codons; substituted 4 bases at 4 genomic stop codons) produces MCWHSRENAQRINKVEKRKGGQVEKISCSEVRIGRKWNAGKAVELAESRLRQKALVGIVATGRVGLSYFPKTLISQVHGKERHHLLWEKVRAGLEEERVSRALGLLQQGAWTRXESTLQRRITWANILQEDFQRVCFLVQAVYDVLPSPSYLHVWGRVSQLFHSGRFSLEHLLSSCPRALVDGHYCWRHNQVLKASAESLVSAISTSKYHHAPKNAVFFVKALEKPRAHPQLLIIIRPSSQSLLEVDLGKQLRFHHHFASTSLRPDLIVTSEASKQLVILELTVPWDKRIEEVNERKHAKYQELVEECRXRCXRTFYEPLEVGCRGFAVRSLCKVLSHLGIIEGAKIRAVXSACKATEKSTRGLWIKSADP; encoded by the exons ATGTGCTGGCACAGCAGAGAGAATGCACAGAGAATAAATAAGGTGGAAAAAAGGAAGGGAGGACAGGTGGAGAAGAT ttCCTGCAGTGAGGTGAGGATAGGCAGGAAGTGGAATGCTGGAAAAGCAGTGGAGTTGGCAGAGTCACGCCTGAGACAAAAGGCTCTGGTGGGTATTGTGGCGACAGGTAGAGTGGGCTTGAGCTATTTTCCAAAGACCTTAATTAGCCAGGTCCATGGCAAGGAAAGACACCACCTACTCTGGGAAAAGGTTCGAGCAGGTCTGGAGGAAGAGCGAGTGAGCAGGGCACTGGGACTCCTACAGCAGGGAGCATGGACAAGGTAAGAGAGTACACTGCAGCGCAGGATCACCTGGGCAAACATCTTGCAGGAAGATTTCCAGCGGGTCTGTTTCCTGGTACAAGCTGTCTACGATGTCCTGCCAAGCCCATCGTACCTACATGTGTGGGGAAGAGTGAGCCAGCTTTTTCACTCTGGAAGATTCTCTTTAGAACACCTCCTCAGCAGCTGCCCCAGAGCTCTGGTTGATGGTCACTATTGTTGGCGCCATAACCAGGTGCTTAAGGCAAGTGCTGAGAGCTTAGTCTCAGCCATCAGCACCAGCAAGTATCATCATGCTCCAAAGAATGCAGTCTTCTTCGTTAAAGCATTAGAGAAACCCCGGGCCCACCCACAATTATTAATTATCATCAGGCCTTCTTCACAAAGCCTT CTGGAGGTCGACCTGGGAAAGCAGCTGAGGTTCCATCATCACTTTGCATCAACAAGTCTCCGCCCAGATTTGATAGTTACCTCAGAAGCTTCAAAACAGCTAGTCATTCTGGAGCTAACAGTGCCTTGG GATAAGCGCATTGAAGAAGTAAATGAGAGGAAACACGCTAAGTACCAGGAATTGGTGGAGGAGTGCAGGTAGAGATGCTGAAGAACTTTCTATGAACCTCTAGAAGTAGGTTGTAGAGGCTTTGCAGTGCGTTCACTTTGCAAAGTCCTCAGTCATTTGGGCATTATAGAGGGGGCAAAGATAAGGGCCGTTTAATCTGCATGCAAAGCCACAGAGAAGTCCACGAGGGGGCTTTGGATTAAGAGTGCTGATCCATAG